The Deltaproteobacteria bacterium RBG_16_64_85 DNA window ATTTCGCCGCTTCCTGGAGCTCGCGGTTCGTGAGCTCCTTCTGCGGCGGCATCATCGCTTTCGGGTTGACGCTCTTGGGATCCCGGACGTAGTGTTCGATCTGCTCCATCGACAGCTTGCGGCCGACGGTGTCCAGGGCCGGGCCGAACGTCCCCCCCGTCCCGTGGAGCGAGTGGCAGTTCATGCACCCCTTCGTCTGGAAGACCGCTGCGCCGGGCGACACGCCCACCGAGGCGACCATCGCCTGCTCCCCGCGGGAAAGGCGCTTCTTGCTGTCCTGGGGCGGCCAGTCGTTGTTGTTGACCTCCCCCACCCACTTGAAGAAGGAGACCATATCCGCGATCTCGGCGTCGGAGGCGTGCACGTTTTGCATCTTCCGCCAGGAGTTGGCGAACGCTTTTTCCGGGCTCTTGATCCGGTAGCGCACCCCCTCCTCCCCGATGCGCTGCACCACCCGGGTCAGATCGGGGGCGTAGTAGGCGCCGAATCCCAGGATCGTGTGGCAGTCGTTGCAGTTGTACTTCTCGAAGGCGCGCTTGCCCGCCACGACACGGTCGTCCAGCTTGTCCGCGTTCGACAGGACGGCCACCTGCCGGTGGGTGTCCCACGTGGCCGCCAGGAACAGGATCGCCGAGGAAACCGTTCCCAGCAGGAAGATCCAGAAGGCCACTTTCTTGGTCATTCCGTAACCTCCTTTTTTTCCGGTTGAAGGTCCATCATTTCCCTTTGTCGGGGACATTCCTGGTTTCATCGCCTAGGATAACAAGGAGTGTCCCCGCCCGTTGCCCGAAGAATGGAGTCAGGGTAGGACGGTTCGGGGCGTGTGCGCCTTGATGCACGTCAAGCATCCTGAAAATTATGTGAATTGCGAAGAATCCGCTTGTTGGATGCGGTATTCCGCATCATATTACCAGTACCCGGAAAGTGCAACGGAGGGCGGCGTGCAGAAGCTGATCGCGGGGATCCACAGGTTCCGGAAGCAGTACTGGAGCGAGAACCGGCAGCTGTTCGAACGGCTGGCCGAGCAGGGTCAAACCCCGGAAGCGCTGTTCATCACCTGCTGCGACTCGCGCGTGGACCCGGTGGTGATCACCCACGGCAAGCCGGGGGACCTCTTCGTCTTCAAGAACATGGGGAACTTCGTCCCCCCCTACTCGGAGAACCCGCTCGAAGGCACCGGGGTGGCGGCGGCGGTGGAGTATGCCGTCGCGCACCTGCAGGTGCGGGACATCATCGTCTGCGGCCATTCCGACTGCGGAGCGATGAAGGCCTTGTACAGCGACCGTTCGCACTACGCCGACACCCCCCATATCGGGGAGTGGCTGAAATACGGCGAGCGCACGATGCGGATGGTCACCGAAAGCTATCCCGAACTGTCCAGGGAGGAACGGCTGAAGATCACCCCCAAGGAGAACGTCCTCGTCCAGATGGAGAACCTGAGGACCTTCCCGGTCGTCCTGAAGGCGGTGAAAGAGGGTCGGCTCCATGTCCACGCGTGGTTTTTCGATATCCGGATGGGCCGTGTCTACAGCTATTCCCCCGAGAAGGAGCAGTACGAGCCGATCGGTTATGAGGAAGGGTAGGCTGCGGAGGGGACGGGAGGAAACCGCCCCATCCCGGAGGGAATCCCACGGGATGTCGGGACGGAGATCACCGGGAGACGGACGATGAGCGAGTTCCGCGTGGAAAAGGACTCGATGGGCGAGGTTCAGGTTCCGGCGGAGGCGTACTTCGGGGCGCAGACGCGCCGCGCCGTCGAAAACGGCCCCGTGAGCGACGCCCCCATGCCCCTGCCGGTGGTACACGCCGTGGCGATGATCAAGGGGCTGGGCGCCGAGGTCAACGCGGGGCTGGGCATTCTTCCTCCGAACCTGGCGGAATCGATCTCCCGGGCCGCCCGAGAGGTGCTGGAGGGGAAGTTCGACAAGGAGTTCGTTCTCGATGTCTTCCAGACCGGGTCGGGGACCTCGACCAACATGAACGTCAACGAGGTGCTCGCCAACCGGGCCAACGAACTGCTGGGGCGGCCCAAGGGGAGCTACGCGCCGGTCCACCCCAACGACCACGTCAACCGGTGCCAGTCCAGCAACGACATCATCCCGTCGGCCATCCGGATCGCGGCGCGCAGGCAGCTCTCCGGCTCCCTCCTCCCGGCCCTTGAGCTGCTGCGGGACGCCCTGGCGGCGAAGTCGCGGGAGTTCTCCGACATCCTGAAGATCGGCAGGACCCACCTGCAGGATGCGGTCCCCGTGACCCTGGGCCAGGAGTTCTCCGGTTACGCCTCCCAGGTGGACCACGGGATCCGCCGGATCCGCGCGACGTTTCAGGACCTGGAGGAGCTTCCGCTGGGTGGGACCGCCGTCGGTACGGGCCTGAACGCCCACCCCGAGTTCGGCGCGAGGACCGTCGCGGAGATCGACACGGTCACCGGCATCCCGTTCCGGCCGGCGGAGAACCGTTTCGAGGCGATGGGCGCGCAGGATCCCCTCGTCTCGGTGAGCGGCGCGCTGAAAACGATGGCGGCCTCCCTCATCAAGATCTGCCACGACCTGAGGCTCCTTTCCTCCGGCCCGCGGTGCGGGATCGGGGAGATCGACCTGCCATCGCTCCAGCCGGGGTCCTCCATCATGCCCGGGAAGGTCAACCCGGTGATCCTGGAGATCGGGATCCAGGCGGGCGCGCAGGTGATCGGGAACGACGTGGTGGTGACCCTTGGCGGCTCGCTCGGCGTTCTGGAGCTCAACGTGATGCTCCCCGTCATGGCCC harbors:
- the aspA gene encoding aspartate ammonia-lyase (catalyzes the formation of fumarate from aspartate) gives rise to the protein MSEFRVEKDSMGEVQVPAEAYFGAQTRRAVENGPVSDAPMPLPVVHAVAMIKGLGAEVNAGLGILPPNLAESISRAAREVLEGKFDKEFVLDVFQTGSGTSTNMNVNEVLANRANELLGRPKGSYAPVHPNDHVNRCQSSNDIIPSAIRIAARRQLSGSLLPALELLRDALAAKSREFSDILKIGRTHLQDAVPVTLGQEFSGYASQVDHGIRRIRATFQDLEELPLGGTAVGTGLNAHPEFGARTVAEIDTVTGIPFRPAENRFEAMGAQDPLVSVSGALKTMAASLIKICHDLRLLSSGPRCGIGEIDLPSLQPGSSIMPGKVNPVILEIGIQAGAQVIGNDVVVTLGGSLGVLELNVMLPVMARNLLESIGLLSAASRLLAERCVSGITPNRKRCAELIEQSLAMVTPLAVKIGYNQAAQLAHEAYHGGKTIRILLKEKGFLADAEIERVLDPKGMI